One region of Exiguobacterium acetylicum genomic DNA includes:
- a CDS encoding ABC-F family ATP-binding cassette domain-containing protein has translation MSILTVSNLSHGFGDRAIFENVSFRLLKGEHIGLVGANGEGKSTFMNIITSQLEPDEGKVEWAKHVRVGYLDQHAVLEKGLTIRDALKGAFQYMFDIEQEINDLYGKMGEVEPEELEKMLEEVGVLQDILTNNDFYTIDAKVEEIARGLGLDEIGLDRDVQELSGGQRTKILLAKLLLEKPDILLLDEPTNYLDVQHIEWLKRYLNEYENAFILISHDIPFLNSVINLIYHMENQELNRYVGDYDNFVTIHEAKKKQLESAFKRQQQEISELKDFVARNKARVSTRNMAMSRQKKLDKMDVIELAQERPKPEFHFLQARTPSKLMFEAKGLVIGYDEPLSRPLDLTIERGQKIALHGANGIGKSTLLKSLLGEIPAVSGVVERGENLHIGYFEQEVKEKNSNTCIEEIWNTFPSLTQQQVRAMLAKCGLMTKHIESKIEVLSGGEKAKVRLCKLMNTESNILVLDEPTNHLDVEAKEELKRALQEYKGTVLLISHEPEFYEAVATDLWNCESWTTKVF, from the coding sequence ATGAGTATTTTAACGGTATCTAACTTAAGTCACGGATTCGGTGACCGCGCCATTTTCGAAAATGTCTCCTTCCGCCTGTTAAAAGGCGAGCACATCGGTCTCGTCGGTGCGAACGGTGAAGGAAAATCGACGTTCATGAACATCATTACGTCGCAACTTGAGCCGGATGAAGGAAAAGTCGAATGGGCGAAACATGTACGCGTTGGTTATTTGGATCAGCACGCTGTCCTTGAAAAAGGATTAACCATCCGCGATGCACTTAAAGGTGCATTCCAGTACATGTTCGACATCGAACAGGAAATCAATGATTTGTACGGTAAAATGGGTGAAGTCGAGCCAGAAGAACTGGAAAAGATGCTCGAAGAAGTCGGCGTCTTGCAGGACATTCTGACGAATAACGACTTCTATACGATCGATGCAAAAGTCGAAGAAATCGCGCGCGGTCTTGGGCTCGATGAGATCGGACTCGACCGGGATGTACAAGAGCTCAGTGGTGGACAGCGGACGAAAATCCTGCTCGCCAAACTCCTTCTTGAAAAACCGGACATTCTCTTACTTGATGAGCCGACCAACTATCTCGATGTCCAGCATATCGAATGGTTGAAACGCTACTTGAATGAATATGAGAATGCGTTTATCTTGATTTCGCACGACATTCCATTTCTCAATAGCGTCATCAACTTGATTTATCATATGGAAAATCAAGAATTGAATCGTTATGTCGGTGATTACGACAACTTCGTTACGATCCATGAAGCGAAGAAAAAGCAACTCGAGTCTGCGTTCAAGCGTCAACAGCAGGAAATCTCTGAGTTGAAGGACTTCGTTGCCCGGAACAAGGCACGTGTCTCGACACGGAACATGGCGATGTCACGTCAGAAGAAGCTCGATAAGATGGATGTCATCGAACTTGCGCAAGAGCGTCCAAAACCAGAGTTCCACTTCCTCCAAGCACGGACACCAAGTAAATTGATGTTCGAAGCAAAAGGTCTCGTCATCGGTTACGACGAGCCGCTCTCGCGCCCTCTTGATCTAACGATCGAACGTGGGCAGAAGATTGCGTTGCACGGTGCGAACGGGATCGGGAAATCGACGTTGCTCAAGAGTTTGCTCGGTGAAATTCCAGCTGTCTCGGGTGTCGTTGAGCGAGGCGAGAACTTGCATATCGGGTACTTCGAACAAGAAGTTAAAGAGAAAAACTCGAATACGTGTATCGAAGAGATTTGGAATACGTTCCCGTCTCTGACACAACAACAAGTGCGTGCTATGCTCGCGAAGTGTGGTTTGATGACGAAACACATCGAATCGAAAATCGAAGTGCTCAGCGGTGGGGAAAAAGCGAAAGTCCGTCTTTGTAAATTGATGAATACGGAATCGAACATCCTCGTACTCGATGAGCCGACGAACCACTTGGACGTCGAAGCCAAAGAAGAATTAAAACGTGCGTTACAAGAGTACAAAGGAACCGTCCTGTTGATCTCACACGAACCAGAATTCTATGAAGCTGTTGCGACAGACTTATGGAACTGTGAATCATGGACGACAAAAGTATTCTAA
- a CDS encoding peptide MFS transporter translates to MAEFDRDQVYKTVPQKGFFGNPKGLFTLFFTEFWERFSYYGMRAILIFYMYDSVANGGLGIDKTTAASIMAVYGSLVYMSGIIGGWVADRLLGTSRTVFYGGILIMLGHIVLALPAGITALFISMGLIVIGTGFLKPNVSNIVGDLYSKTDNRRDAGFSIFYMGINAGAFLSPLVVGEVADRGGYHAGFALAAIGMFAGLVVFVLTKKKNLGQAGTYVLNPLKGDEKKRFITIASIVVVVIAVLGVVASMTGLLTISRFTLMVTILGILIPIAYFTVMLRSPKITDDERSRLIAYIPLFIAAAIFWAIQEQGSYVLSIFASERTNLSFLGFEIQPAFFQSLNPLFIIVLAPVFASFWVKLGDRQPTTMQKFSFGLLFAGLSFIVMTLPGILFGVETSVSPLWLALSFFLVVIGELFLSPVGLSATTKLAPAAFSAQTMSLWFLTNATGQAVNAQIVKYYTNDTEILYFGITGIVAVIFGLLLFAFAPKLQKYMRGIR, encoded by the coding sequence ATGGCAGAGTTTGATCGCGATCAGGTCTATAAGACCGTTCCGCAAAAAGGATTCTTCGGGAATCCGAAAGGGTTATTCACCCTCTTCTTCACTGAGTTTTGGGAGCGTTTCTCCTACTATGGCATGCGTGCCATCCTTATCTTCTACATGTACGATTCAGTTGCCAACGGTGGTCTAGGTATCGATAAGACGACAGCTGCATCAATCATGGCCGTTTATGGTTCACTCGTCTACATGTCAGGGATCATTGGGGGATGGGTAGCTGACCGTTTACTCGGTACGTCACGGACCGTCTTCTATGGTGGTATCTTGATCATGCTAGGGCATATCGTCCTTGCTTTACCAGCAGGCATTACAGCCCTCTTCATCTCGATGGGACTCATCGTCATCGGTACTGGTTTCTTAAAACCGAACGTATCGAATATCGTCGGTGATTTGTACAGCAAGACGGATAACCGTCGCGATGCTGGTTTTAGTATCTTCTACATGGGGATCAACGCTGGAGCATTCCTCTCACCACTCGTCGTCGGTGAAGTGGCTGACCGCGGTGGATACCATGCTGGTTTCGCACTCGCTGCCATCGGGATGTTCGCAGGACTTGTCGTCTTCGTCTTGACGAAAAAGAAAAACCTTGGTCAAGCGGGTACGTATGTCTTGAACCCATTAAAAGGGGACGAGAAAAAACGCTTCATCACGATCGCATCAATCGTTGTCGTCGTGATTGCGGTACTCGGTGTCGTTGCATCGATGACAGGACTGTTGACGATTTCTCGCTTTACTTTAATGGTCACGATTCTCGGGATCTTGATTCCGATCGCTTACTTCACAGTCATGCTTCGTAGTCCAAAGATCACGGATGATGAGCGCTCACGTTTGATTGCGTATATTCCGCTCTTCATCGCAGCAGCGATTTTCTGGGCAATCCAAGAACAAGGTTCATACGTCCTCTCCATCTTCGCAAGTGAACGGACGAACCTTTCATTCTTAGGATTTGAGATTCAACCGGCATTCTTCCAATCGTTGAATCCGCTCTTCATCATCGTATTAGCACCTGTGTTTGCGAGCTTCTGGGTCAAACTCGGTGATCGTCAACCAACGACGATGCAAAAGTTCTCGTTTGGTCTTCTGTTTGCCGGACTTTCATTCATCGTCATGACACTACCAGGTATCCTGTTCGGTGTGGAGACGTCAGTTAGTCCACTCTGGCTTGCACTGAGCTTCTTCCTCGTCGTCATCGGTGAGCTCTTCTTGTCACCAGTCGGTCTATCGGCAACGACGAAACTCGCACCCGCGGCTTTCTCTGCACAAACGATGAGTCTGTGGTTCTTGACGAACGCAACGGGTCAAGCGGTCAACGCACAAATCGTTAAATACTATACGAATGACACGGAGATTTTGTACTTCGGTATCACAGGTATCGTTGCCGTCATCTTCGGATTACTCTTGTTCGCTTTCGCACCAAAACTTCAAAAATACATGCGCGGTATTCGCTGA
- a CDS encoding PRD domain-containing protein — MLNNNAVVVKENGQERIVMGPGIAFGKKKKDPIQATKIEKMFIPSFENAEQFKEILTTTPLEIIDLSERIISHAEGELQTPFHDYIHVSLTDHLAHAVRLAREQLVVHNRLAEEIRLLYGPEYAIGEWAVLEIERALQVTLPKEEAANIALHLYNARQTHPNMATALQTVTLLNELREQIEVFFGQTIETSSMTYYRFFTHMKLVLARIEQGETLHDMDDVILSAVKTRYAEAYACASQMSNWLTVELDTRVPESEIGYMALHIERIRPDLERSSTYENL; from the coding sequence ATCCTTAATAATAACGCTGTTGTCGTCAAAGAAAATGGACAGGAACGTATCGTCATGGGACCAGGCATCGCATTTGGAAAAAAGAAAAAAGATCCGATTCAAGCGACGAAGATCGAAAAAATGTTCATCCCTTCATTTGAAAATGCAGAACAGTTCAAAGAGATTTTAACAACGACACCACTTGAGATCATTGATTTATCGGAACGCATCATCTCACATGCAGAAGGTGAGCTCCAAACACCGTTTCATGATTATATTCACGTCAGTCTGACGGACCACCTTGCTCATGCCGTACGATTAGCGCGTGAACAACTCGTCGTGCATAATCGATTGGCAGAAGAAATTCGCCTTTTGTACGGACCGGAGTATGCGATTGGCGAATGGGCAGTTCTTGAGATCGAGCGTGCCTTACAGGTCACGCTACCGAAAGAAGAAGCTGCGAACATCGCGCTTCACTTATATAATGCACGCCAAACGCATCCAAATATGGCGACTGCGTTGCAGACGGTGACGTTACTCAATGAACTACGTGAACAGATCGAAGTCTTTTTTGGACAAACAATCGAGACCTCATCGATGACGTATTATCGTTTCTTTACGCACATGAAATTGGTCCTCGCCCGGATTGAACAAGGAGAAACCTTACACGACATGGATGATGTGATTTTATCTGCCGTCAAAACACGTTATGCCGAGGCTTATGCCTGTGCGAGTCAAATGAGCAATTGGTTGACTGTCGAACTCGATACACGTGTACCTGAATCAGAAATCGGCTATATGGCTTTACACATCGAACGGATTCGTCCGGATCTTGAAAGGAGTTCTACGTATGAAAATCTTTAG
- a CDS encoding alpha/beta hydrolase, whose protein sequence is MKKWSIRIIGTIAALLALLIVVFMIWAQFDYDASPQAISYMEADTPREVTFGKKTSDVGFIFYQGAKVDAAAYSYYGKQLAKDGHFVVIPKLPFRIALLDSNEGLDIIEEYPQVKKWYLIGHSLGGSAASTIVEQHPKIKGIVFLASYPIDSIDVPSLTIYGGRDGVLPVADIEKSKQDVRKDAVFHEIKQGNHANFGMYGRQKGDNSSPLTPKEQQDESLDEIKRFIDTP, encoded by the coding sequence ATGAAAAAATGGAGTATACGAATTATTGGAACGATTGCTGCGCTGTTAGCACTGCTCATAGTTGTATTCATGATCTGGGCACAGTTCGATTATGATGCGTCTCCCCAAGCAATATCTTACATGGAGGCAGATACACCCCGTGAAGTGACATTTGGAAAAAAGACGAGTGATGTCGGATTCATCTTTTATCAAGGGGCAAAAGTCGATGCAGCAGCCTACAGTTATTACGGTAAGCAACTAGCGAAAGACGGGCACTTCGTCGTCATCCCGAAGCTACCGTTTCGGATTGCGTTGCTTGACTCAAACGAAGGACTCGATATCATCGAGGAATATCCGCAGGTCAAAAAATGGTATCTGATCGGGCATTCGCTCGGTGGAAGCGCAGCTTCGACGATCGTTGAACAACATCCAAAAATTAAGGGGATCGTTTTCCTCGCGTCCTATCCGATTGATTCGATTGATGTGCCATCACTAACGATCTACGGTGGACGAGATGGTGTTTTACCAGTCGCTGATATCGAAAAAAGTAAGCAGGACGTTCGAAAAGATGCGGTATTCCATGAAATCAAGCAGGGGAACCACGCGAACTTTGGGATGTACGGTCGACAAAAAGGGGACAACAGTAGCCCATTAACGCCAAAAGAACAACAGGATGAGTCATTAGATGAAATCAAACGATTTATCGATACACCTTAA
- a CDS encoding carbohydrate kinase family protein — MKIFSLGEALIDLIPLDAENMTFQKNPGGAPANVSVGLARLGADSYFLGAVGDDSMGHFLKDTLHHYGVRTDHLVHDSTQKTGLVLVTNGQGGERSFEFINTERADMQFHETHVPEDFTSVDLLHIGSISLITGESVNATRKAIARAKAHQVPVSYDPNLRESLWPNLDEARTTIRSVLPDAQIVKLAEEELTFLTGQTNLDDGAAELLAEYPIRLLAITRGSEGSILYTDRAMTVIDAITVDAIDTTGAGDAFMSGLLYQCALRDFSFDWSEDELRDIGRFAAISGGLAASVKGAMAALPTLDEVAHRLS, encoded by the coding sequence ATGAAAATCTTTAGTTTAGGGGAAGCATTGATTGATTTAATTCCTCTTGATGCTGAAAACATGACGTTTCAAAAAAATCCTGGGGGTGCTCCTGCCAATGTCTCTGTCGGACTCGCTCGATTAGGCGCTGACAGTTATTTTCTTGGAGCTGTCGGTGATGATTCGATGGGACACTTCTTGAAAGATACGTTACATCATTATGGTGTTCGTACCGACCATCTCGTCCACGATTCGACGCAAAAAACAGGACTTGTGCTCGTTACGAACGGTCAGGGTGGCGAGCGGTCGTTTGAGTTCATCAACACGGAGCGCGCGGATATGCAATTCCACGAAACCCATGTCCCGGAGGATTTCACGTCCGTCGATTTATTACACATCGGTTCGATCTCTTTAATCACTGGAGAATCCGTCAACGCGACACGAAAAGCCATCGCACGTGCAAAAGCACACCAGGTACCAGTCTCATATGATCCGAACTTACGAGAGTCGTTATGGCCGAATCTGGACGAAGCGCGGACGACGATTCGATCCGTTCTACCGGATGCACAAATCGTCAAACTTGCTGAGGAAGAATTGACGTTTCTAACTGGGCAAACGAATCTTGATGACGGGGCTGCTGAATTGTTAGCTGAATATCCGATTCGTCTTCTTGCCATCACGCGAGGAAGTGAAGGATCGATTCTCTATACGGATCGTGCGATGACTGTCATCGATGCGATTACGGTCGACGCCATCGATACGACAGGAGCTGGAGATGCCTTCATGTCCGGTTTACTCTACCAGTGTGCATTACGCGATTTTTCGTTTGATTGGTCTGAAGATGAACTTCGCGACATCGGTCGATTCGCAGCGATTTCAGGTGGACTTGCTGCTTCCGTCAAAGGAGCGATGGCTGCTCTGCCAACGCTTGACGAAGTCGCTCATCGCTTGAGTTGA
- a CDS encoding glutathionylspermidine synthase family protein: MNRRQTFYGDIDRFWDVLDGEPYAVTEIMPISDERIDQLHIAAQEVYKIFEKVLPILRSMDDEALLELGFPVESLAFLRLETMRPLTVIGRFDFIATADRISLMEWNADTPTFIKEVFEVNDVVAEKQGFERVNDGENKWLKATVRRAIEAATHRTKQHPHVVFTSHGDHIEDRLTAEYLQSFWVDATYCPLHALEIRPEEGLYDEAGKRIDILYRQTFPIEMALLDRDEDGRNLGQLLLQLVETGRLEIINPPSAFLMQAKSVLALIWMLHEANHPYLSETDHMTIARYFLPTYLSADPFISSQRSFVKKPIFGREGDTVTVHDGQGHIMLKNEQHTFRDQPAVYQAYQELPTYSLREEGEVAYMYGVFILGGRPSAIGVRAGERITGNRSYFVPIGRQHEGGRNV, from the coding sequence ATGAACAGACGACAAACCTTTTACGGAGACATCGATCGTTTTTGGGATGTGCTGGACGGGGAACCGTACGCTGTGACGGAAATCATGCCCATCTCGGACGAACGAATCGACCAACTGCATATCGCGGCGCAAGAAGTTTACAAGATATTTGAAAAAGTACTTCCGATTCTTCGATCGATGGATGATGAGGCACTGCTCGAGCTTGGCTTTCCAGTTGAAAGTCTCGCTTTTTTACGACTTGAGACGATGCGACCGTTGACCGTCATCGGACGCTTTGATTTCATTGCGACGGCAGATCGTATTTCACTCATGGAATGGAACGCGGATACGCCGACTTTCATTAAGGAAGTATTTGAAGTCAATGATGTCGTAGCGGAAAAACAAGGTTTTGAACGGGTCAACGATGGGGAAAACAAATGGCTGAAGGCAACTGTCCGTCGTGCGATCGAAGCCGCGACACATCGGACGAAACAGCATCCGCATGTCGTCTTCACCTCACATGGTGACCACATCGAGGATCGATTGACGGCTGAGTATTTGCAGTCATTTTGGGTTGATGCGACCTACTGTCCACTTCATGCATTAGAGATTCGTCCGGAAGAAGGTCTGTACGATGAGGCAGGTAAAAGAATCGATATTTTATATCGTCAAACCTTTCCGATCGAGATGGCCTTACTTGACCGGGATGAGGACGGAAGAAATTTAGGACAATTGCTCCTGCAACTCGTCGAGACGGGGCGACTCGAAATCATCAATCCACCGTCTGCCTTTTTAATGCAAGCCAAGTCGGTTCTTGCATTGATCTGGATGTTGCATGAAGCCAATCATCCGTACTTGAGTGAAACGGACCACATGACGATTGCGCGTTATTTTTTACCGACGTACTTATCCGCTGATCCATTCATTTCAAGCCAGAGATCATTCGTTAAAAAACCAATCTTCGGGCGTGAAGGAGATACCGTGACGGTCCATGATGGACAAGGACATATCATGCTAAAGAATGAACAGCATACGTTTCGTGATCAACCGGCTGTTTATCAAGCGTATCAAGAATTACCGACGTACTCACTTCGGGAAGAGGGAGAAGTCGCGTATATGTATGGTGTCTTTATTTTAGGAGGAAGACCAAGTGCGATCGGTGTACGTGCCGGAGAACGGATCACTGGAAACCGTTCCTATTTCGTACCCATTGGTCGACAGCATGAAGGAGGGAGAAACGTATGA
- a CDS encoding purine/pyrimidine permease, whose protein sequence is MSTIQWFLFIICTNIAPPLAIAASFELSGAETLSFLSRCLFVFAILSLFQVLLGHRLPIMEGPAGIWWGVFALYSSIGVTLYGSYSNTLQSLGFLLLLSGIICIVLTMTGVLRRLVPLFTPQVIGVYMLLLSAQLSGSVMKGLLNIEDGRIQVLPAVISILTVLISLYLERSDRLRQYALLITLLVGWSMFALIGRAEMPSFDGPLFTLPSLLPFGGIHVDWSLLPTALIISLLLMTNVLANIKVIERIISAKRGETVKGQVGTAGITAGIGQLFAGLFGTVGPVAISGTAGFIASTDNTDRKAFVYANITCLFLSIVTPFVGLIAKIPVAVGYAMVAPIVAGMAIIGVTEAARDLNRQTAMITVGLPVLVGIGALLLPKGATADLPPLVTTLMSNGLVLGTLVALLAEGLRHIRTND, encoded by the coding sequence GTGTCTACGATTCAATGGTTTTTGTTCATTATCTGTACTAACATTGCCCCGCCCCTTGCCATCGCAGCATCGTTTGAACTCTCGGGTGCCGAGACGCTTTCCTTCTTATCTCGTTGTCTATTCGTATTTGCCATCTTAAGTCTCTTTCAAGTCCTACTCGGACATCGTCTACCGATCATGGAAGGTCCTGCTGGAATTTGGTGGGGTGTATTTGCTCTCTATTCGTCGATTGGTGTCACATTGTACGGCAGTTATTCAAACACATTACAGTCGCTTGGATTCTTACTCCTACTCAGCGGTATCATCTGTATCGTCTTGACGATGACGGGTGTCTTACGGCGCTTAGTCCCTCTTTTTACACCGCAAGTCATCGGTGTCTACATGCTGTTGCTGTCGGCACAGCTGTCCGGATCCGTCATGAAAGGATTACTCAATATCGAAGATGGACGAATTCAAGTATTACCTGCCGTCATCTCGATTCTGACGGTCTTGATCTCGCTTTATTTAGAACGAAGCGATCGCTTACGCCAGTATGCTTTATTAATCACGTTACTCGTCGGTTGGAGCATGTTTGCATTGATTGGTCGTGCCGAGATGCCAAGCTTCGATGGTCCACTGTTCACTTTACCGAGCTTGTTGCCGTTTGGCGGTATTCATGTCGACTGGAGCTTATTACCGACAGCTCTCATCATCTCGTTGTTGTTAATGACGAACGTCTTAGCAAACATTAAAGTCATCGAACGGATCATCAGTGCGAAGCGCGGAGAAACCGTCAAAGGACAAGTCGGAACAGCTGGTATCACGGCTGGTATCGGACAACTCTTCGCTGGTCTGTTCGGTACAGTCGGTCCTGTCGCGATTTCCGGAACGGCTGGTTTCATTGCCTCAACAGATAACACGGACCGCAAAGCGTTCGTCTATGCGAACATCACGTGCCTCTTCCTCAGTATCGTGACACCATTCGTCGGGTTGATTGCTAAAATCCCCGTCGCCGTTGGTTATGCGATGGTCGCACCGATTGTTGCCGGGATGGCGATCATCGGCGTCACGGAAGCAGCCCGTGACTTGAATCGTCAAACAGCGATGATCACAGTCGGACTTCCGGTTCTCGTCGGTATCGGTGCGTTGTTACTACCGAAAGGAGCAACAGCCGATTTACCACCGCTCGTGACGACCCTGATGTCAAACGGACTCGTTCTCGGAACATTGGTCGCCTTGCTCGCAGAAGGGTTACGCCATATTCGGACGAATGATTAA
- a CDS encoding FAD:protein FMN transferase, whose product MERQLYAMHNQVRFVTDQPIDEAEWEELVRFFHYVDRQWSRFDEQSEVSRLNRLRIGDTLSVSLPLARLLARATRYFEQTERYFSPFLLAQQQANGYRQSFPFTQAVVYEEVAPPEIAPFIIEGCDVTRVGGGFIDLGGIGKGAAAMIAAQRLRKTWNRGLIEAGGDVIVWSDEEPWNITITHPETEQRVADVKLRQGAVATSNRVYRSWKTDDQTHHHLLDGRTGRPTKSPILQVTASAPQLYEAEVMTKLAFQMTETERQEKLFRWFPKGRLLILDTAGEWRSEQKGVSEIWTG is encoded by the coding sequence ATGGAGCGACAATTGTATGCGATGCATAATCAGGTGCGATTCGTAACGGATCAGCCGATCGATGAAGCAGAATGGGAGGAACTTGTCCGATTCTTTCATTATGTAGATCGGCAGTGGTCACGCTTTGATGAGCAAAGCGAAGTCAGTCGATTGAATCGCTTACGGATCGGCGACACGTTATCGGTGTCCTTACCGTTAGCCCGCTTGCTGGCCCGCGCCACGCGATACTTCGAGCAGACCGAACGTTATTTTTCCCCATTCCTGCTGGCGCAACAACAAGCCAATGGCTATCGCCAATCATTTCCCTTCACACAAGCTGTCGTTTATGAAGAGGTTGCTCCACCAGAAATCGCCCCGTTCATCATTGAAGGCTGTGACGTGACGAGAGTCGGAGGCGGTTTTATCGACCTAGGTGGTATCGGGAAAGGAGCTGCCGCGATGATCGCAGCGCAACGACTACGAAAAACCTGGAATCGCGGATTGATTGAAGCGGGTGGTGACGTCATCGTCTGGTCGGATGAGGAACCATGGAATATCACGATCACACATCCCGAGACCGAACAACGCGTCGCTGATGTGAAATTGCGACAAGGCGCGGTCGCGACATCGAACCGTGTCTATCGATCGTGGAAGACGGACGACCAGACGCATCATCATTTATTAGATGGACGAACAGGACGTCCGACGAAAAGTCCGATTCTTCAAGTGACCGCATCTGCGCCACAACTCTATGAAGCAGAAGTCATGACGAAGCTTGCCTTTCAGATGACAGAGACAGAACGTCAGGAAAAGCTGTTTCGTTGGTTTCCAAAAGGACGATTATTGATTTTGGATACTGCTGGGGAATGGCGAAGTGAACAGAAGGGAGTGAGTGAGATATGGACTGGATGA
- a CDS encoding alpha/beta hydrolase family protein: protein MFFLETITKKATLSYLHVPSGGSEQLIARLYSPEHTANAPLIVLFHGFPGKQLNMDWAVQLQSAGYHVLVTSYRGTIGSPGTFRFQHVLEDATATLQYVCSESFTAEHGIKADQITVVGHSMGGFAGLHAFAETPEAAHYVGISPFNFGLVGQLVLEHPEYEAALYGVLERGAAFLNGAVADALLDELKHHHTTWNLLTLKERLADRSMLLMTSERDETSIKALHHDLLLPDSPFEEAIVDSDHNYIENRDAAFNEWTAWLARQ from the coding sequence GTGTTTTTTTTGGAAACGATCACGAAAAAGGCAACACTATCCTATCTCCATGTTCCAAGCGGTGGTTCAGAACAGTTGATTGCCCGTCTCTATTCACCTGAACATACAGCGAATGCTCCACTGATTGTCCTCTTCCACGGATTTCCCGGGAAACAGTTGAACATGGACTGGGCAGTTCAACTTCAAAGTGCAGGGTACCATGTACTCGTCACGTCGTATCGTGGAACGATCGGGAGCCCTGGAACCTTCCGATTCCAACATGTTTTGGAAGACGCGACCGCGACACTACAGTATGTCTGCTCAGAGTCTTTTACTGCCGAACATGGCATCAAGGCGGATCAGATTACCGTCGTTGGTCATAGCATGGGCGGCTTCGCCGGTCTACATGCTTTTGCTGAGACACCAGAGGCTGCACATTATGTCGGAATCTCTCCGTTTAATTTTGGTCTCGTCGGTCAGCTCGTCCTCGAACATCCGGAATACGAAGCTGCGCTATACGGTGTACTCGAACGAGGAGCTGCTTTCCTAAATGGTGCTGTTGCTGACGCGTTACTCGATGAGTTGAAGCACCATCATACGACTTGGAACTTACTGACGCTAAAAGAACGTTTAGCCGATCGCTCGATGTTGCTTATGACGTCAGAACGGGACGAAACATCGATTAAAGCACTCCATCATGACTTATTGCTACCCGACAGTCCGTTCGAGGAAGCAATCGTCGATAGTGATCACAACTATATCGAAAATCGGGACGCTGCCTTTAACGAATGGACGGCTTGGCTCGCCCGACAATGA
- a CDS encoding response regulator transcription factor, translated as MRVLVAEDDQRLAKMLRLHLERAGYQVDVAQDGVEALLQCQTYRYDLLVLDWMMPRKSGVEVAATLRQEQFEGGILMLTARDTEIDLVHGLDSGADDYLVKPFQSNELLARLRALSRRQQKAFVSTVSFNGLVLDLSSQTISYEHHPIDLTRREFEFLSLLLRRPEQVMSRELIIEVVWGIGADITDNALDALVRLVRKKLDAVGAPNLIRTVRGFGYRLGDPHA; from the coding sequence ATGCGCGTTTTGGTAGCAGAAGATGATCAGCGTCTTGCGAAGATGTTACGCCTCCATTTGGAGCGGGCAGGATATCAGGTAGATGTTGCGCAGGATGGAGTGGAAGCGCTCCTCCAATGTCAGACGTATCGCTATGACTTACTCGTTCTCGATTGGATGATGCCTCGTAAGAGCGGAGTCGAAGTCGCCGCTACCTTACGGCAAGAACAGTTTGAAGGCGGCATCTTGATGCTGACTGCTCGTGATACGGAAATCGATCTCGTTCATGGTCTCGATAGTGGAGCCGACGACTATCTCGTTAAACCGTTTCAATCGAATGAATTACTGGCACGACTGCGCGCGCTCAGTCGTCGTCAACAAAAGGCATTCGTGTCGACGGTCTCCTTCAACGGACTAGTACTCGATCTATCGTCACAAACAATTTCCTATGAACATCATCCGATTGATTTAACACGACGTGAATTTGAATTCCTTTCCTTACTGTTAAGACGACCTGAACAGGTGATGAGTCGTGAATTGATCATTGAAGTCGTGTGGGGGATTGGGGCGGATATTACGGATAACGCGCTCGATGCGCTCGTCCGACTCGTTCGGAAAAAATTAGATGCGGTCGGAGCTCCTAATTTGATCCGGACAGTTCGCGGATTCGGTTATCGTTTAGGTGATCCGCATGCTTGA